Proteins encoded by one window of Lutibacter sp. A64:
- the lpdA gene encoding dihydrolipoyl dehydrogenase: MKYDILIIGSGPGGYVTAIRASQLGFKVGVVEKENLGGICLNWGCIPTKALLKSAQVYDYLKHVDQYGLKAEAIDKDFDAVIKRSRNVAEGMSKGVQFLMKKNKIDVIDGFGKIKTSKKVDVTDADGKVTEYSADHIIIATGARSRELPNLPQDGKKVIGYRQAMTLPKQPKKMIVVGSGAIGVEFAHFYNSMGTNVTIVEFMPNVVPVEDIEISKQFERSLKKSGIKVMTNSSVESVDTSGKGVKAVVKTKKGEEILEADIVLSAVGIKSNIENIGLEDVGIIVDRDKILVNDFYQTNIPGYYAIGDVVPGQALAHVASAEGITCVEKIAGLHTEKIDYGNVPGCTYATPEIASVGLTEAKAIEQGYEIKVGKFPFSASGKAKAAGNPEGFVKVIFDAKYGEWLGCHMIGAGVTDMIAEAVLGRKLETTGHEVLKTIHPHPTMSEAVMEAVAAAYDEVIHL, encoded by the coding sequence ATGAAATACGATATATTAATAATTGGAAGTGGTCCTGGAGGATATGTTACAGCTATTAGAGCATCACAACTTGGGTTTAAAGTTGGAGTTGTAGAAAAAGAAAACCTTGGTGGAATTTGCTTAAATTGGGGTTGTATTCCAACAAAAGCATTGTTAAAAAGCGCACAAGTTTACGATTATTTAAAACATGTAGATCAATATGGTTTAAAAGCCGAAGCAATTGATAAAGATTTTGATGCGGTAATAAAACGCAGTAGAAATGTTGCTGAAGGAATGAGTAAAGGTGTTCAATTTTTAATGAAAAAAAATAAAATTGACGTTATTGATGGTTTTGGAAAAATTAAAACTAGTAAAAAAGTTGATGTAACAGATGCAGATGGTAAAGTAACTGAATATAGTGCAGATCATATTATTATTGCAACTGGAGCACGCTCACGTGAGTTACCAAATCTACCACAAGATGGTAAAAAAGTAATTGGATATAGACAAGCAATGACCTTACCAAAACAACCTAAAAAAATGATTGTTGTTGGTTCAGGAGCTATTGGAGTTGAATTTGCACACTTTTACAATTCTATGGGAACTAATGTTACAATTGTAGAGTTTATGCCAAACGTAGTGCCTGTAGAAGATATAGAAATTTCTAAACAATTTGAACGCTCACTAAAAAAATCTGGAATAAAAGTTATGACAAATTCTTCTGTAGAATCTGTTGATACTTCTGGTAAAGGTGTAAAAGCTGTCGTTAAAACTAAAAAAGGAGAAGAAATTTTAGAAGCTGATATTGTTTTATCTGCTGTTGGAATTAAATCTAACATAGAAAATATTGGTTTAGAAGATGTTGGAATTATTGTTGATCGCGATAAAATTTTGGTAAACGATTTTTACCAAACTAACATTCCTGGTTATTATGCAATTGGTGATGTTGTTCCTGGTCAAGCTTTAGCACACGTTGCTTCTGCTGAAGGAATTACTTGTGTTGAAAAAATTGCAGGTTTACATACTGAAAAAATTGACTATGGAAATGTTCCTGGTTGTACATATGCAACTCCTGAAATTGCAAGTGTTGGTTTAACTGAAGCTAAAGCAATAGAACAAGGTTACGAAATTAAAGTTGGTAAATTTCCTTTCTCTGCATCTGGAAAAGCAAAAGCCGCTGGTAATCCAGAAGGATTTGTAAAAGTTATTTTTGATGCAAAATATGGAGAATGGTTAGGTTGCCATATGATTGGTGCTGGTGTAACTGATATGATTGCTGAAG